The Sphingomonas naphthae nucleotide sequence CTGCTGCTCGCGGGTGATGTGCTGATCGCGGAAGAAGATCACCTTGTGCTTCACGAGCAGCGCGCGGATCTCGTCGACGACAGGCTGTTCGAGCGGCTGGCTGAGATCGACGCCGCTGATCTCGGCGCCCAGCGTTGGTTGGACGGGCGTGACGGTGAGTTCGCCCTGCTGGTAGGGGGAAAAGATGGGAGCGGTGGCCATAAGAAGTCTCCTGGGTTGGATCGGGACGATCAGGCGGGATCGGTGAAGATGCTGGGGCGCCAGGCGAGCGTGTGCCGCTCGAGCAGGCGGACGAAGGCGTCGGTCAGCAGGCCGAGCAGGCTGTAGACGAGCAGGCCGACCATGATGACGTCGGTGCGCATGAAGTCGCGCGCCTCGTTGATGAGGTAGCCGATGCCCGAGGTGGCGTTGATCTGCTCCACCGCGATCAGCGCGAGCAGCGACACGCCGAGCGCATAGCGCAGGCCGACGAAGAAGGAGGGGAGGGCACCCGGCAGGATGACGTGCCAGATCAGCTCGCTGCGGTTGAGGCCCAGGCTGCGCGCCGCCTCGATCAGCTTGCGATCGACGCCACGGATGCCGCCGTAGAGGTTGAGGTAGATCGGCGTCTTCACCGCCAGCGCGATCAGCAGCACCTTGGTGGTCTCGCCGATGCCGAACCACAGGATGAACAGCGGGATCACGCCGAGGAAGGGCAGCATCCGCAATATCTGCATCAGCGGATCGGCCGCCATCTCGCCCCGCCGCGACAGGCCGGCGATCAGCGCGACGATCACCCCGGCGGACAGGCCGATCGCGAGGCCGATGGCCGATCGCTGGAGCGAGATCGCCAGATGGCTGGCGAGCTTGCCGGACAGGACCAGCTCCAACGCCGCCTCCAGGATCGCCGAGGGGGCGGGCACCACGTCGCCGGGGATCCAGCCGATGCGCGAGGCCGCTTCCCACACGAGCAGCAACAGAACGGGGCTCAGCAGCCGCGATCGATCGACCGCGCCGCGCAGCCGATCGACGGCGCGGGGGGCGGCGGGTTCCTCGAACGGCACGGCGGGCGGCGCGGCCTGGAGGGCGTGGGTGGCCATCAGGAAACCCCCCGCAGCAGGCGGACGGGGCCATCCGGCGCCTCGTCCACGCCGAGCTGCTCGAGCAGGCGACGGCGGATCGCGCGGAATTCGACATGATCGGGCGAGCGCGGCGCGGGGAGGTGGATCACCTCCTCATGGCCGATCCGCCCTTCGGACAGGACCAGCACGCGATCGGCCAGGGTCACCGCCTCATCGACATCGTGGGTGACCAGCAGGACGGCGGGATTGTGCGCGGCGCAGAGCTTGCGGACCAGCCGGTGCATCGAGATGCGGGTGAGGGCATCGAGCGCGCCGAAGGGTTCGTCGAGCAGCAGCAGCTTGGGTTCGCGCACCAGCGCGCGGGCGAGCGCCACGCGCTGGCCCTGGCCGCCCGAAAGCGTCGCGGGCCACGCATCGGCGTGATCGGCGAGGCCGACCTCGGCCAGCGCGGCCTCGGCCCGGCGGCGGCCATCGGGGCCGCGCAGGCCCAGCACGACATTCTGCCACGCCCGCTTCCACGGCAGCAGGCGATGTTCCTGAAAGACGGTCGCGATGGCGAGCGGCGCGTCGATCGACCCGCTGTTGAGGCGATCGAGCCGGCCGATGGCGCGCAGCAAGGTCGTCTTGCCCGAACCGCTCCGCCCGAGCAGCGCCACGAACTCGCCGGGGGCGATGTCGAGGTGCAACCCGTCAAGCACGGTGGCCGCGCCGAAGCGCTTGTGGGCGGCGCGGATCTTCACAGCGGGCTCGGTGCCGGTGGGGCTGGCCATCGTCAGCCACCCCGCCGGGCGGAGGCGTGGCGAGGATCGGAAGCGATCGCGCTGTGCGGCAGTCTCATACGCACCTCATTTATCTACTGATGATGTAGAGAATGATTCATTATGCGCGTCAAGCATCGCATTCCGGCGATAGCGGGCGGATTATGCGATGCTAAATTCCGATAAATCAGGCGCTTAAACATGCGCTATGGGCGCGGCGAAGCAATTCTATGCGCATGCCCTGTCAGCGATCATGCGGCAAACGCGCGAACAATATGCGCGGCGGGCATATTGTTATACCGTCGCCGCATGGATATGGCCGATCCAGACATCGGGATCGCTGCCATGAAGATGGACGACATCATCGCCTTCGACGCCGTGGTCGAACACAAATCGATCAGCCGCGCGGCGGAGGCGTTGCGCCTCACCCAGTCCGCCGTCACCCGCCGCATCCAGAATCTCGAGGATTCGCTCGGCGTCGAGCTGCTCAGCCGCCAGACCCGCCCCTCGCGCCCCACGCCGATCGGCCTGCGCGTCCATGAACAGGCGCGCAGCGCGCTCCGCCAGCTCGAACAGATCGGCCAGATCGTGCAGGAGGCGGCGCCGCCCGCCGGGGGCATGCGGATCGGCATCCCGCAATTCCTGAGCGAGGCGATCGCGATCGGGGCGATCGCCGAACTCGGCGCGCAATTCCCCGCGCTCGACATCCGCGTGACGACCGCGACGACGCCGGCGCTGCTCCACGGCCTGCAAGCCGGCGAACTCGATGCCGCCGCGCTCGTGCTGCCCCGCCTCGGCCAGTTGCCGGCGCCGCTCACCGGCCATCCGCTGGGGCCGCTGCCGATGGCGGTGGTGGCGCGCAGCGGCGATCTGCCCGCCGCCAGCTACCGTCTCTCGCAGGTCCACGATCGCGGGTGGGTGCTCAATCCGGGCGAATGCGGCTTCCGCAACGGCCTGCGCGACGCGCTCGACGCGCAGGGCCTGCCGATGCGCCTCAATCTCGATGTGGCGGGTGTGGAGGTTCAGCTCGGGCTCGTCGCCGCCGGCCTCGGCCTGGGGCTGGTGCCGGCGCACATGCTGCCGGCGAGCGCGCATCGCGGCGGCATCGCGCCGGTGCCGATCAAGGATTTCGAGCTGCGCAACGATCTCTGGCTGGCCCGCCCGCCGATGCTCGGCCGGTTGACGCAGGCGGCCATGGCGTTGAGCGGCATCATCCGAAAGGTTCTTTGAGCTGTCGCCCCCAAGGTGCTGCCTCCCTCACCCGGACCAATGGCAGCCTCCGCATGGAACCTGCTCAGCTCCCGACGAGCACGCACTCTCCGATGCCTTCAACGGCGGAGTCCACATTCGGGTACACCGGGAACCGATCGGCCAGCTCGCTGATACGCAGCACGTCTCGGAAAGCTTTCTGCGTGTTGCATAGTCGGACCTGCACACCGAGAGGGGTGGCGCGCACGATCAGCATGAGGAGGACGCGCAAGCCGGCGGCGCCGATATAATCAACCTCGCTCATGTCGAGGATGAGCGCCAGTCGCCCGTCCTCGACCAGTTTGAGCAATTGGTTCGCGCAGCCCTCGGCCGAGCGGCTGTCGAGCCGGCCGTCCATCAGGACGACCGGAACATCCTGCACTTCGGTTTCGGTCAGCCGCATCGCTCAGTCGCCCGCGCCGGATGCCTCAGAACGGCCACCAGTTTCGTGGATGAAGTTTGTCGATGATGGATTCAGCGGCCTTCTTCGCCTCGTTATAGGCGGTGGTCGCATAGCCGCCGACGGTGTTCGCCGCGCCTTCCAGCGCCTTCAGCGCCGTCTCGCTCGTCTTGCCGAGCTTTTTCAGTTCATCGACCGCCGAATTGGCGAGGTTCGTGCCGGACTTGGCAACGCTCGCCAGCCCGTCGATCGCCTGGTTGACGTAGGTGCCGCCCGAATTGGCGATGCGCTTGAGCGAATCGAACGACTGGCTGGCGTAATTGGCCCCGCTCTTGGCGAAGCTTTCCATCGTGGCGACCGCCTTGCCGGCATGGGCCACACCGGATTCGGCGACCCCTGCCACCGCATCCCATGCCCGATCGGCATGTTTGCCGCCGACGCGCATCGCCGCCGCCAGCGAGTCGATCGCCTGATTGGCGTAAGCGCCGCCCTTCTTGGCGATGCTCTCCAACTCGCTGATCGCCGAGCGGCCGACTTCGTTGGCGGCATATTTCGCCGCCCATTCGACGATCGCGGTGGCGCCCGCCGCCTTGCCGTAGAGCTGTTCGACCTTGTCGAGCACCTGCTGCGCCTGCGCGCCGCCCTTGCCGATCAGATCCTGCACGGAATCGCGCACCCACTTCACGTCATTTTCGACGAGGTTGGCCATCTTGTCGATCGCGCCCGGCACGCCGTTGATGACGGCTTCCTTCACCGCGTCCACGGCGATGCGCTGGAAGTTGCCGGCGGCGGTCTTGGCGAGGTTGGTGACCGCGTCGAGGGCGGCGGCCGAGCCCTGTTCGGCGGCCTTGCGGATCGCCCAGGTCGCGCCCTCGACGGTGGCGCCGAGCTTGGCGACCTCGGCCAGCGCGCCGGGCGCATTGTCCTTGATGAGGCGGCCCAGCGCGTCGATCGCGGCGCCGGGGTTGGTGCCAACCTTCAGCACTTCGGTCAGCGCCGTCACCGCGCCCTTCACGCCCGCCCGCGCGACATCCTCCAGCGCGCTGACCGCGACGTTGAGGCCACTCTTGGCGAGGCTCTCGATCTGGTTGAGGGCCCCGGGGATGTCGTTCTTGGCGAAATCCTCGAGCGTGTTCAGGGCGTTGATGCTGCCGTTCTTGGCGGCGTTGCCAAAATCGACGAAGGCATCCTTGGTCGCCGCCGCCGCCTGGTTGATATAGGGCGTGGCGCCCAGATCATCCATCAGCTGGATCGTGGCGTCCTTGGTCCAGTTGAACGCCTTGGTCGGCAGTTCGTAATAATATTTGACCATCCCGTCCTTGAGATCGATCGCCATGTCGGTCACGAGCGACTGGGCGGCATCGGCCATGCCCTTGGTATCACCGGCCCAGATCGCCTTGCCGAGATCGGCGGCGTTCTCGCCCATGTTGATGATGCCCTTCACGTCGAACCCGAAGGTCAGCGGGATCAGGAAGCCGCTGGCGTAGATGTCGACGAACGCCTTTTCGACATTGTCGAACACGTTCACCATCGCCCGCGCGGTCTGCTTCACCTCGGACGGGAAATCGCCGAGGCCGATCGCCTTGGCGGTGCTCTGCTCGGTCATCAGATTGGCGAGGAACTTGACCGGCGTGGCCCAGCTTGGGCTGACGATCGCATAGCCGGCATTGGCATAGGCCTGCTGCCACAATGCGATATTCTTCGGGTCGTCGAACGCGGCCATCACCGATTTGCCGATGCCGGTGCTCTTGGCCGCCTCGAGGCCCTTCTCGAACGCCAGCGAGGCCTTGTCCTTGATTTCCTCGGCGGCGGCGGTCGAAGCGCCCTTCAGGCTATGCGCCAGCGCATCGGCGGCGCTGGACAGGCTCGCCTTGAGATTGCCGGTATAGCCGACTTCGGCGGCGAAGCCGCGCGAGATGTCGGCCGCGTGGGAGGTGATGCTGCCCTTGATGGCGTCGACGATCGCGGCGGGCTTGCCGGCGGCCGAATGATCCTCGAACACCGCCTTGTAGGCCGTCGCCCAGGCCATTCCAGTGGCGCTTTCGGCATCGAGCGTGGGGAAGGCGGCGCGCAGCTTGCCGGCGGCATTGTCGACCAGCGTCTGCATGGACTTGGCCGCATCGGTGGGCGAGCTGGTCGGCAGGCTGAACAAAGCGGTGGTGATGGTGTTCTGCACGTCGTGCAGCACCGCCTCGGGCACGACGACGATGGTGGGCGGAGGAATGACGACCTGCCCGCCGGGCGCGGAGAAGACGGGCACCTCTTCCCGCATCTCGGCGGCGACGAGCATCTTCTTCTTCTGCTCGTCCTCCTGCGTCGAGGTGCCCGGACCGGCACCGCCGACCACCTGATCGAGCGCCTCCAGATCGAGCTTCTCGCCGCCGATATGCTTGTTGGTCGCCATGATGAATTCCCCTCCCGGCGCCGAGTTCGGCCGCGCCCACGCCTGATTGGTCACTCGACAAGCTGACCCGAGACGAGGCGGGAAAACAGGCCCGCGCTGGACATCAGGGAGGAATAAGTGCCGGCTTCTACTATCCGGCCCTTATCCAAAACGATGATATTATCGGCATTTATCACAGTGGAGAGCCGATGCGCGACGACAATCCGCGTGCAACCCAGATGGGCGAGATTGCCCATCACCGCCGACTGCGCCTGATTGTCCAGCGCGCTGGTGGCCTCGTCGAGCAGCAGCACCGCCGGCTTGCGGGCCAGCGCGCGGGCGAGCGCGAGGCGCTGGCGCTGGCCGCCCGAGATGGTCTGCGACCCTTCCGTGACGATCGTGTGCATCCCCATCGGCATCGCGCGGATTTCGTCGGCGATGCCGGCCTGTTCGGCGGCCTCCCAGATTTCGTCCATGCCGCACTCGGTCACGCCGCGCAGATTCTCGAAGATGCTGGTCGGCATCAGCTGCGGCCGCTGCATCACCACGCCGATCTGCTGGCGCACCGTGTCGAGATCGAGGCTGGCGAGATCGTGCTGGTCGTAGAGCACGGCGCCCGACAGCGGCGTCTCCAGCCCGAGCAGCATCTTGAGCATCGTCGACTTGCCCGACCCCGAGGGGCCGACGATCGCGACGAACTCGCCCGGCGCCGCGCTGAAGCTGACGCCCGCGAGCGACACCGGGCTGTCCGGGCCATAGGCGAAGGAGAGGTTCAGCACCTCGATCCCGCCGCTCAGCTCGCCGGGGTTCGACTTCTTCGACTGGAGCGGCGGCGGATTGTCGAGCAGCGGCTGGATGTAGGGGATCGACGCGATCTGGAAGGCGAGCTGCAATATCTGCCGCCCCAGGGTCGCGAGCGAACTGGACGACATGGTGAAGGCTGTGATGAAGCCGAAGAAGCTGCCGACGCCCACCTGCGTAGTGCTGAGTTGGCCGATCAGCACGAACAGGCCCGAAAGCGCCAGCATCGAATAGCCCGCGACGAACGCGCCGTAGCGGTTGGTCACCTTGCGGACGTTGATGAGCTTCATGCGAGATCGGGTGAAGCGATCGGCCCATTTGACGAAGGCGCGTTCCTCGGCCCCGGCCAGCCGCAGCTTGCGGACGCCGTTGGTGAGCGCATGGACGAAGGTGGTGGTCGATCCCTCGGCCGCCTCGCCGGAGGAGAAGGCCTTCTTCTGCGCCACCGCCGCGAACCAGGTGACCAGCGCCAGCACGCCCAGGATCGGGATCGCCACCGCCGCCACGCCCGGCGCCAGCCAGACCATCGTGGCGATATTGACGATCAGATAGCCCGCCGTGACCATCGACTGGTAGGCGGTCATGTGGAAGGCAGCGACGATATTCTCGGCCGTCTGGATGCGCATCGTCAGGTCGGGCGCGGTATAGCGTTGCAGGAAGCCCATCGGCTGGCGCAGCACCCGATCCCACAGCGCCGCCTTCAGGCGCGACGAGGCGCGCGCCCGGATACGCGACATCGATATCGTCCCCGAAAAGACGAAGATGCCGCTGATGAGCGCGAACAGGGCGAGCGCGATGCCCGCCTGGAGCAGCAGCCCGGTCAGATGCTGCGGGATCAGCATTTCGAAGATCACGCGCGACGCCATCGAGGGCGTCGAGGCGAGGAAGGCGCCGAGCAGCGCCGCGCCCACCAAGGTCAGGAAATCGGGCAGGCTGCGCTGCGTGCCGAAGAACAGCAGGTCGCGCAGCTTGATCGGCTTGTCGGGCAGCGGCTGGTAGAGGACGTGCGCGTCCTCGGCGAGCGCGGCCAGATGGGCCGCGTCGAGCGGCAGCGCCTCGCCGCTGGCGGGGATGTGGATGTGATAGCGGCCGCGCCGGTCGCGCAGCAGCGCCACGGGCTGCCGATCCTCACCATAATAGGCCAGCATCTCGTCCATGCCGCGCGCCGGCCAGCCCTCGCCGAGCCGCACCGGCCGCGATTGCAGGCCGGAGGCGCGGAGGATTTCCTCGAGCGACGGCTCCAGCTCCGCCTCGGCCTGTCGCACCGCCGAGGGCGGACGGGCGCGGACGCCCAGCCGGTCGGCCAGCAGATAGATTGCCGAGAAGAGGTTGCGGTTGGCCGCCGCATCCACCTTGTAGGGCGCCTCCGCCCCGACCATCCGGCCGAGATCGCCCATGACGCGCCGGGTATCGGCATCGATCTGCGCGGCACGCCGGCCCCGCCGCAGTCCCTCGTCGGCCTGCTCCAGCCCGATCGCGATGCGGACGACGCCGCCAAGGCCGACCTGCGCGTCGCGCACCGCATCGTTCAGCGCGCCGCGATTGAAGAGCTGCGCGGTGGTGATCGGCACCAGCCGCATCGGCTCGAACGCGCGCACCCAGCCGCCCGGCGCGATCGGGATCAGGTCGATCCCGTATCCGCCGACCGGCATCAGATCGAACATCGCGCCGCTGCCATAGCCGACCCGCCGCCAGCTCAATTCGCGGACGCTGTCGAACACGTGGCCCGCGCCGACGACGATATCCTCGTCGCTCGCCAGATCGCGCGGCGGGCGGCTGTGGATCATCCGCGCGCAGCCCGCGCTCCAATTCTCGAACCACTGGCTGACGCCGGCGATGGTCTTCTCGCGATGCTCGCCGCTCTCGCGCGAGAACAGCATGTCGCGGGTGACGGCTTCGACCTCGCCGCCCGGATCGATGATCGCCTCGAACAGCAGATCGTCGGCCTGCTCGGGCATTCCGAAGACGATGCCGGGCGCCTCGATCGTGAACAGCAGCCGGCGCGCGGTGAGCGGCATCGCGTCGCGCAGCGGTGTCGCGAAGATGTTCGCCCGCCCGCTCTTCAATATCCAGATATCGTCCAGGCAGGTGAGGCAGATCACCTCGGCTGGCGCGAGCGGCTTACGCGGTGTCGGAGCTGGGGCCGGCGGCGGCGGCGCTTCGGGCGCGGGATCGGGGGCGAGTTCGTCGCTCATGCGGTGCGGATCAGGTCGGCGTAGAGGCCATCGCGCGCCATCAGCTGCGCATGGGTGCCGCTCTCGGCCATCACGCCATCCTGCAACACGACGATCCGGTCGGCGGTGCGCACGGTGCTGAGCCGGTGGGCGACCATCAGGCAACCGCAGCCGAGCTTGCGCAGGTTGGCGATCACCGTCTCCTCGGAGGCGGCGTCCAGCGCGGCGGTCGCCTCGTCCATCACCAGCAGGGCAGGGCGGGTCGCGACGGCGCGGGCCAGATCGATCAGCGCGCGCTGCCCGCCGCTGATGTTGGCCCCATCCTCGCTCAGCTTGGCGTCATAGCCGCCCGGCCGCGAGACGATGAATTCGTGTACGCCGACCAGCTTGGCCGCGCCGATGATCGCCTCGTCCGGCAGGGTCGGATCCCACATCGCGATATTGTCGCGCACCGATCCCTCGAAGATCACGATATCCTGCTCGACCACCGAGATCGAATTGCGCAGCAGGTTGCGCGAAATCGTCTGGATCGGCTTGCCGTCGAGCAGCACGTCGCCGCTCCACGGCCGCTCCAGCCCGGCCATCAGCTTGGCGACGGTCGATTTGCCGCTGCCCGACCGGCCGACCACCGCGACCCATTCGCCCGGCGCCACGTCCAGCGTGAAATCGCGCAGCAGGGGCGGATCGAGCGGGCTGTAGCCGAAGGTGGCGCGGCGCAGCGTGGCCGCCCCCGACGCCTGCGAGCTGGCCGAGCGGAAGTCGTTGCTCTCGTCGGCGAATTCCTGCGCCACCGGTTGCGCCATCAGATCGTCGATCTGGGTGAGGTAACCGCGCGCCGTCTGCACCTGTTGCCCCATGCCGACGAGCTGGGTGATGGGGGTCAGGAAGCTCATCATCAGCGCCTGCACCGCCACCAGCACGCCGACCGTGACGCTGCCCGAAATCACCTGAAACCCGCCGATCGTGACGAGCGCGGCGGAGGCGAGGCCGTTCACCACCGCCGGCACCGCCTGCAACCCCAGCCGCACTGGCTGAAGCCCCGCGTTGAGCGTCTCCTGATGGGCCTTGAGGCCGACGATACGGCGGAACAGCAGGGGCTCGGCCCCCGCCGCCTTATATTCGGCGATCATGCGCAGGCCCGATGCGCCCGCGCCGGTGATCTTGGTCTGCTGGATCATCACCGCCTGCTCGCGCTCGGCGAGCGTCCGCGCGATCGTGACGAGCACGGTGATGTTGATTGCGGCGAAGGCGATCGCCAGCAGCCCCAGCCACACGTCGAACGCCAGCAGCACCGATCCGAAGATCAAGGCCGAGGGCAGGCCGAGCAGCGCCGTGCCGACGCCGCCGGTCGCGACCGAGGCGAGCGCCTCGTTATGGCTGACCCGCACCGCCAGTTCGCTGGGCGATCGCTGCCCGAAGAAGCCGATCGGCAGCCGTACCATCCGGTTGAGGAAGGCGCTGGCCGAGGTGACCGACACCTTGGTTTCCAGCCGCAGCAGATAGGTCTGCTGGATGAAGGTCAACATCGCCTGCATCAGCCCGGCCGTCACCATCGCGCCGACCAGCGGCCCCAGCCAGCCGGGGAATTTGCGCACCAGCAGGAAATCGGTGAACATCCGGCTGAAATTGGGCGCCAGGATGCCCGGCACGACCATCACCAGGCTGACCGAGGCCACGAACAGGATCGCCAGGCGGGACTGTTCGTAGCGGCTCTTCAGCCCCTCCCGGATCGATGGCCGGTGCCCCCCGCGCTCGAACCCCGCGTCGGGCGTGAGCGACAGGATCACGCCGGTGTAATTGTGGTCGAATTCCTCGAAGGTGATGCGCTTGCGGCCGGCGGCGGGGTCGTTGATCGCGACATGGCTGCCGCGAAATCCCTCGACCACGACGAAGTGGTTGAAGCCCCAGAAGGCGATGAACGGCACCGGCGTTTCGGCGATCGTCTCGATCGGCACCTTGTGGCCGTCCGCCGCGAGATTGTGCATCCGCGCCGCGCGGACGACGTTGCTGGCGCGGCTGCCATCGCGCGAGACGCCACATTCGGCGCGCAGCTGCTCCAGCGGCACCCAGCGGCCATGATAGCCCAGGATGATGCCCAGGCAGGCGGCACCGCATTCCGCCCGCTCCATCTGCTGGACGATCGGCGTGCGGGCGGAGCGGGCCATGCCGTTCGCCCTACTTCGCGAAGAAGCGGGCGAGCGGCGGAAGGACGAGGCCGAGCAGGCGCTGGTCGCGGGTGACGAATTCGGCCGTCATCGGCATCCCGCTGTCCACGCCGTTGGGCGGGCCGTTGGACGAGGTCCAGCGGAAGCCGGTCGGCGTGGCGGCGCGCTCCAGTTCCACCACCACCTTGAACGGCGCGCCCTGTTCGGAAAGCTGGCGGACGAGCTGGTCGTTCTTCAGCACGCGCATCATGCCGGCGGTGCTGGCGGGCGAGGCGCCCACCTCCAGCACCGTGCCGACGATGAAGCCATATTCATTGGCCTTCACGCCCGATGGCGACACGTCGACCCGCATGCCCTTGCGGATTTCCTTGCCCTGCTCGGCCGGCACGAAGGCGATCGCGTGCAGCTTGCCCTCGTCATGCGCGCCGCCGCCGACGCTCTGTGCCAGCGAGGTGATCGGCGTGCCGATATCGACATATTCGCCGGCGCCGTAGCGCA carries:
- a CDS encoding STAS domain-containing protein, with the protein product MRLTETEVQDVPVVLMDGRLDSRSAEGCANQLLKLVEDGRLALILDMSEVDYIGAAGLRVLLMLIVRATPLGVQVRLCNTQKAFRDVLRISELADRFPVYPNVDSAVEGIGECVLVGS
- a CDS encoding LysR family transcriptional regulator — its product is MKMDDIIAFDAVVEHKSISRAAEALRLTQSAVTRRIQNLEDSLGVELLSRQTRPSRPTPIGLRVHEQARSALRQLEQIGQIVQEAAPPAGGMRIGIPQFLSEAIAIGAIAELGAQFPALDIRVTTATTPALLHGLQAGELDAAALVLPRLGQLPAPLTGHPLGPLPMAVVARSGDLPAASYRLSQVHDRGWVLNPGECGFRNGLRDALDAQGLPMRLNLDVAGVEVQLGLVAAGLGLGLVPAHMLPASAHRGGIAPVPIKDFELRNDLWLARPPMLGRLTQAAMALSGIIRKVL
- a CDS encoding ABC transporter permease, which gives rise to MATHALQAAPPAVPFEEPAAPRAVDRLRGAVDRSRLLSPVLLLLVWEAASRIGWIPGDVVPAPSAILEAALELVLSGKLASHLAISLQRSAIGLAIGLSAGVIVALIAGLSRRGEMAADPLMQILRMLPFLGVIPLFILWFGIGETTKVLLIALAVKTPIYLNLYGGIRGVDRKLIEAARSLGLNRSELIWHVILPGALPSFFVGLRYALGVSLLALIAVEQINATSGIGYLINEARDFMRTDVIMVGLLVYSLLGLLTDAFVRLLERHTLAWRPSIFTDPA
- a CDS encoding ABC transporter ATP-binding protein — encoded protein: MASPTGTEPAVKIRAAHKRFGAATVLDGLHLDIAPGEFVALLGRSGSGKTTLLRAIGRLDRLNSGSIDAPLAIATVFQEHRLLPWKRAWQNVVLGLRGPDGRRRAEAALAEVGLADHADAWPATLSGGQGQRVALARALVREPKLLLLDEPFGALDALTRISMHRLVRKLCAAHNPAVLLVTHDVDEAVTLADRVLVLSEGRIGHEEVIHLPAPRSPDHVEFRAIRRRLLEQLGVDEAPDGPVRLLRGVS
- a CDS encoding ATP-binding cassette domain-containing protein, with amino-acid sequence MSDELAPDPAPEAPPPPAPAPTPRKPLAPAEVICLTCLDDIWILKSGRANIFATPLRDAMPLTARRLLFTIEAPGIVFGMPEQADDLLFEAIIDPGGEVEAVTRDMLFSRESGEHREKTIAGVSQWFENWSAGCARMIHSRPPRDLASDEDIVVGAGHVFDSVRELSWRRVGYGSGAMFDLMPVGGYGIDLIPIAPGGWVRAFEPMRLVPITTAQLFNRGALNDAVRDAQVGLGGVVRIAIGLEQADEGLRRGRRAAQIDADTRRVMGDLGRMVGAEAPYKVDAAANRNLFSAIYLLADRLGVRARPPSAVRQAEAELEPSLEEILRASGLQSRPVRLGEGWPARGMDEMLAYYGEDRQPVALLRDRRGRYHIHIPASGEALPLDAAHLAALAEDAHVLYQPLPDKPIKLRDLLFFGTQRSLPDFLTLVGAALLGAFLASTPSMASRVIFEMLIPQHLTGLLLQAGIALALFALISGIFVFSGTISMSRIRARASSRLKAALWDRVLRQPMGFLQRYTAPDLTMRIQTAENIVAAFHMTAYQSMVTAGYLIVNIATMVWLAPGVAAVAIPILGVLALVTWFAAVAQKKAFSSGEAAEGSTTTFVHALTNGVRKLRLAGAEERAFVKWADRFTRSRMKLINVRKVTNRYGAFVAGYSMLALSGLFVLIGQLSTTQVGVGSFFGFITAFTMSSSSLATLGRQILQLAFQIASIPYIQPLLDNPPPLQSKKSNPGELSGGIEVLNLSFAYGPDSPVSLAGVSFSAAPGEFVAIVGPSGSGKSTMLKMLLGLETPLSGAVLYDQHDLASLDLDTVRQQIGVVMQRPQLMPTSIFENLRGVTECGMDEIWEAAEQAGIADEIRAMPMGMHTIVTEGSQTISGGQRQRLALARALARKPAVLLLDEATSALDNQAQSAVMGNLAHLGCTRIVVAHRLSTVINADNIIVLDKGRIVEAGTYSSLMSSAGLFSRLVSGQLVE
- a CDS encoding cysteine peptidase family C39 domain-containing protein; the protein is MARSARTPIVQQMERAECGAACLGIILGYHGRWVPLEQLRAECGVSRDGSRASNVVRAARMHNLAADGHKVPIETIAETPVPFIAFWGFNHFVVVEGFRGSHVAINDPAAGRKRITFEEFDHNYTGVILSLTPDAGFERGGHRPSIREGLKSRYEQSRLAILFVASVSLVMVVPGILAPNFSRMFTDFLLVRKFPGWLGPLVGAMVTAGLMQAMLTFIQQTYLLRLETKVSVTSASAFLNRMVRLPIGFFGQRSPSELAVRVSHNEALASVATGGVGTALLGLPSALIFGSVLLAFDVWLGLLAIAFAAINITVLVTIARTLAEREQAVMIQQTKITGAGASGLRMIAEYKAAGAEPLLFRRIVGLKAHQETLNAGLQPVRLGLQAVPAVVNGLASAALVTIGGFQVISGSVTVGVLVAVQALMMSFLTPITQLVGMGQQVQTARGYLTQIDDLMAQPVAQEFADESNDFRSASSQASGAATLRRATFGYSPLDPPLLRDFTLDVAPGEWVAVVGRSGSGKSTVAKLMAGLERPWSGDVLLDGKPIQTISRNLLRNSISVVEQDIVIFEGSVRDNIAMWDPTLPDEAIIGAAKLVGVHEFIVSRPGGYDAKLSEDGANISGGQRALIDLARAVATRPALLVMDEATAALDAASEETVIANLRKLGCGCLMVAHRLSTVRTADRIVVLQDGVMAESGTHAQLMARDGLYADLIRTA